One window of Desulfobacca acetoxidans DSM 11109 genomic DNA carries:
- a CDS encoding P-II family nitrogen regulator, whose product MKEIMAIVRINMMNQTKKALAEAGISSITARDALGRGKGLVDLTLLEGAEKGYEEAVVQLGQTQRLVPKRVFFVVVPDRLVQKTVNTIIKVNRSGKSGDGKIFVMPVRDAVRVRTGESGDQVLDEV is encoded by the coding sequence ATGAAAGAGATCATGGCCATAGTACGCATCAATATGATGAACCAGACCAAAAAGGCCCTGGCCGAGGCCGGCATCTCTTCCATCACCGCCCGGGACGCCCTCGGACGGGGTAAAGGCCTGGTTGATTTAACCCTGCTGGAAGGCGCCGAAAAGGGCTATGAAGAAGCCGTGGTCCAACTGGGACAGACTCAGCGTCTGGTCCCCAAGAGGGTCTTCTTCGTGGTCGTGCCGGACCGGCTGGTGCAGAAAACCGTGAACACGATCATTAAGGTAAATCGATCCGGCAAATCCGGGGATGGCAAGATATTTGTCATGCCGGTCCGGGATGCTGTCCGGGTGCGTACCGGCGAGTCCGGCGACCAGGTTTTGGATGAAGTCTGA
- the nifK gene encoding nitrogenase molybdenum-iron protein subunit beta, which produces MLLRHTPDTVAERTALTINPAKTCQPIGAMYAALGINRCLPHSHGSQGCCAYHRSTLTRHYKEPVMAGTSSFTEGSSVFGGQANLLQAINNIFAIYEPEVIAVHTTCLSETIGDDITQIIAKAREENKIPKGKYVIHANTPSYVGSHVTGFANMVKGMVDYFAAADGRKENRINIIPGYVEPADMEEIKRIASDMGISTIMFPDTSNVLNGPQTGRYAMFPAGGVTVADLIRTGGSMGTVALGRLASGLAARTLDAKCKVPCEILDLPIGLMATDRFIDTLRQIAGVSVPDSLNIERGRLLDVMTDMHQYFFGRTAALAGDPDQLISLTEFLVSVDMWPIHIVTGTPGKKFESRIKEITKEVPHPVNVKATGDLFLLHQWIKNEPVDLLIGNTYMKYIARDEDIPLVRFGFPILDRIGHIYFPTIGYRGGLRLLEKILDALLDRQDRDAPEESFELVM; this is translated from the coding sequence ATGTTATTGAGACATACCCCAGATACAGTTGCCGAGCGGACGGCTTTGACCATTAATCCGGCCAAGACCTGCCAGCCCATCGGAGCCATGTACGCCGCTTTGGGAATTAACCGTTGCCTGCCGCATAGTCACGGTTCCCAGGGATGCTGCGCCTACCACCGCAGCACCCTGACCCGGCACTATAAGGAGCCGGTAATGGCGGGAACCAGTTCTTTTACCGAAGGCTCCTCGGTGTTTGGGGGGCAGGCCAATCTGCTTCAGGCCATCAACAATATTTTCGCCATTTATGAACCAGAGGTCATCGCAGTGCACACCACCTGCCTGTCGGAGACCATTGGAGATGATATTACCCAGATCATTGCCAAGGCCAGGGAAGAGAATAAGATCCCCAAAGGGAAATATGTCATCCATGCCAACACCCCGAGCTACGTGGGCTCACATGTCACCGGCTTTGCCAACATGGTCAAGGGCATGGTTGATTATTTTGCCGCCGCTGACGGCCGCAAGGAAAACCGGATTAATATTATCCCCGGTTATGTGGAACCGGCTGACATGGAGGAGATCAAACGGATCGCCAGCGATATGGGGATATCCACTATCATGTTTCCGGATACATCCAATGTGCTTAACGGTCCCCAGACCGGGCGCTATGCCATGTTTCCCGCCGGCGGCGTTACCGTAGCGGATCTGATCCGCACCGGCGGCAGCATGGGAACCGTCGCCCTGGGTCGATTGGCTTCCGGATTAGCCGCTCGAACTTTGGATGCTAAATGTAAGGTACCATGTGAAATCCTGGACCTGCCTATCGGTCTCATGGCCACAGACCGGTTCATCGACACCTTGCGACAGATCGCCGGGGTCTCCGTCCCCGACTCCCTGAACATCGAGCGGGGACGGCTCCTGGACGTCATGACCGACATGCACCAATACTTCTTCGGCCGCACAGCAGCCCTGGCCGGGGACCCGGATCAGTTGATATCGCTGACGGAATTTCTGGTCTCGGTGGATATGTGGCCTATCCATATTGTCACCGGTACGCCCGGGAAAAAGTTCGAGTCTCGGATCAAGGAGATTACCAAAGAGGTCCCCCATCCGGTGAACGTCAAGGCTACCGGCGACCTGTTCCTGTTGCACCAGTGGATTAAGAACGAACCCGTGGACCTGCTCATCGGCAACACCTATATGAAGTATATCGCCCGGGATGAGGATATTCCCCTGGTACGCTTCGGCTTTCCGATCCTGGACCGCATTGGCCACATCTATTTTCCCACCATAGGATACCGGGGTGGTTTGCGTCTTTTGGAAAAAATCCTGGACGCCCTCCTGGACCGCCAGGACCGGGACGCGCCGGAGGAAAGCTTTGAACTGGTAATGTAA
- the nifE gene encoding nitrogenase iron-molybdenum cofactor biosynthesis protein NifE, with amino-acid sequence MEPAIFSERADQIHRVGEQPFRMACNRESLAGAVSQRACVFCGSRVVLYPIADALHLVHGPIGCAAYTWDIRGALSSGPELHRLSFSTDLQETDVIFGGEKKLYRALVELIDRHHPEAAFVYSTCIVGIIGDDLEGICKKVSREKGLPVIPVQSEGFKGNKRAGYHAACQAIFRLVGTGSTEGISPHSLNILGDFNLAGEIWIIRDYFKRMGLEVVANITGDGRVGDLQRAHGAALNVVQCSGATMDLAKMMQQKYGIPFIRVSYFGVEDMAESLYNVARFFKEPGIMTRTREVVREELISLYPQLQKYRKALSGKKAAIYVGGAFKAFSLVKAFRLLGMQVVLVGSQTGTEEDYRELEEITDDGTIIVDDSNPLELTSFLKEKKVDIFVGGVKERPIAYKLGVGFCDHNHERKEPLEGFIGMLYFAREVYNTVMSPVWRFLPRRSASH; translated from the coding sequence ATGGAACCTGCAATCTTTTCCGAAAGGGCCGATCAGATTCACCGCGTGGGGGAACAGCCCTTTCGAATGGCCTGCAACCGAGAAAGCCTGGCCGGTGCCGTCAGTCAGCGGGCCTGTGTCTTCTGTGGATCGCGGGTAGTGCTTTATCCCATTGCCGACGCGCTGCATCTGGTTCACGGTCCCATCGGTTGCGCCGCCTATACCTGGGACATCCGGGGGGCGCTGTCCTCGGGTCCCGAACTGCATCGGCTCAGCTTTTCCACCGATCTTCAGGAAACCGACGTCATCTTCGGCGGGGAAAAGAAGCTTTATCGAGCCCTGGTGGAACTCATCGACCGGCATCATCCGGAAGCCGCCTTTGTCTACTCTACCTGCATTGTCGGGATTATCGGGGACGACCTGGAGGGCATCTGTAAAAAGGTCAGCCGGGAAAAGGGCCTACCGGTTATACCGGTACAATCCGAAGGCTTCAAGGGCAACAAACGGGCCGGCTACCACGCCGCCTGTCAGGCTATCTTCAGACTGGTGGGTACGGGCAGTACCGAGGGCATCTCCCCCCACAGTCTCAACATCTTGGGAGACTTCAATCTGGCCGGTGAAATCTGGATTATCCGGGATTATTTCAAGCGCATGGGTCTGGAAGTGGTCGCCAATATCACCGGAGATGGGCGAGTTGGGGATCTCCAACGGGCCCACGGCGCGGCCTTGAATGTTGTCCAGTGTTCCGGAGCCACCATGGACCTGGCCAAGATGATGCAGCAAAAATATGGTATCCCCTTTATCCGGGTGTCCTACTTCGGGGTGGAAGATATGGCCGAATCTCTCTATAACGTGGCCCGGTTTTTCAAGGAACCGGGAATCATGACCCGTACCCGGGAAGTGGTCCGGGAGGAATTAATCTCTCTCTACCCCCAATTGCAGAAATATCGAAAGGCCCTGTCCGGCAAAAAGGCCGCTATTTATGTGGGCGGCGCCTTCAAGGCCTTTTCTTTGGTCAAAGCCTTTCGGCTGTTGGGTATGCAGGTGGTCCTGGTTGGGTCGCAGACCGGGACCGAAGAGGATTATCGGGAATTGGAAGAAATAACCGACGATGGCACCATCATCGTGGATGACTCCAACCCCCTGGAGCTCACCAGCTTCCTAAAAGAAAAAAAGGTAGATATTTTCGTCGGCGGCGTCAAGGAACGTCCCATCGCCTATAAGCTCGGAGTAGGTTTCTGCGATCACAACCATGAACGCAAAGAACCCCTGGAGGGTTTCATCGGCATGCTCTACTTTGCCCGGGAAGTCTACAATACCGTCATGAGTCCGGTCTGGCGCTTTCTCCCCCGGCGATCGGCAAGCCATTGA
- a CDS encoding ExbD/TolR family protein, producing MKADMRGPLTEINMTPFVDIVLVILIIFLLTATVMMPRTFAIALPKATQADRLEGVPIIISIDREGSIAINGVKLAQDGDFEKVFTAQKQGKEPQAIIAADTDNRHGRLIEVIDRLRGLKVERIGIEVEQK from the coding sequence ATGAAAGCCGATATGCGCGGCCCCCTCACCGAAATAAATATGACCCCCTTTGTGGATATTGTTCTGGTCATCCTCATCATCTTTCTCCTGACGGCCACGGTGATGATGCCCCGCACCTTTGCCATCGCTCTGCCCAAGGCCACCCAGGCCGACAGGCTGGAGGGCGTTCCCATTATTATCAGCATCGACCGGGAGGGCAGTATTGCCATCAATGGAGTCAAGCTGGCGCAGGATGGCGACTTTGAGAAGGTCTTTACGGCCCAAAAACAGGGGAAAGAACCTCAGGCCATTATCGCCGCAGATACCGACAACCGCCATGGTCGGCTCATAGAGGTGATCGACCGTCTACGCGGTCTGAAGGTGGAACGCATCGGCATCGAGGTGGAGCAGAAGTAG
- the nifH gene encoding nitrogenase iron protein, translated as MRKIAIYGKGGIGKSTTTQNTVAGLAEMGRKVMVVGCDPKADSTRLLLGGLAQRSVLDTLREEGEDVDLEDIRRLGFSGIICVESGGPEPGVGCAGRGIITSINLLEQLGAYADSEKLDYAFYDVLGDVVCGGFAMPIREGKAKEIYIVVSGEMMAMYAANNICKGIVKFAEAGGVRLGGLICNSRKVENEEEMIQALAVKLGTQMIHFIPRDNIVQRAEIHRKTVIDYDSGHPQADEYRTLAKKIEANTMHVIPKPMSTDELESLLIEYGLAG; from the coding sequence ATGCGTAAGATCGCCATTTACGGCAAGGGCGGCATCGGCAAGTCCACCACCACTCAGAATACAGTTGCCGGGTTGGCCGAAATGGGCCGCAAAGTCATGGTTGTGGGTTGTGATCCCAAGGCCGACTCCACCCGCCTCCTTTTGGGGGGACTAGCCCAGAGAAGTGTTCTGGACACCCTCAGAGAGGAGGGCGAAGACGTTGATCTGGAGGATATCCGCCGTCTTGGTTTCTCTGGAATCATTTGTGTCGAATCGGGCGGGCCGGAACCCGGTGTGGGTTGCGCCGGCCGCGGGATCATTACTTCTATTAATCTCTTGGAGCAGTTGGGCGCTTATGCCGATAGTGAAAAGTTGGATTACGCCTTCTACGACGTCTTGGGCGATGTGGTCTGCGGTGGTTTCGCTATGCCCATCCGCGAAGGCAAGGCCAAGGAGATTTACATCGTCGTCTCGGGTGAGATGATGGCCATGTACGCGGCTAACAACATCTGCAAAGGTATTGTCAAGTTCGCCGAGGCCGGCGGGGTACGTTTGGGAGGCCTGATCTGCAACAGTCGGAAGGTGGAAAACGAAGAAGAAATGATCCAGGCTTTGGCTGTCAAACTAGGCACCCAAATGATTCACTTCATTCCTCGGGACAACATCGTGCAGCGGGCCGAAATTCATCGGAAAACTGTCATCGATTATGATTCCGGCCATCCTCAGGCTGATGAATACCGGACTTTGGCCAAAAAAATTGAGGCTAATACCATGCACGTCATCCCCAAACCCATGAGTACTGACGAATTGGAAAGCTTGCTTATCGAATACGGGCTGGCCGGTTGA
- a CDS encoding P-II family nitrogen regulator produces the protein MIMIRSVVRPEKVDAVLAALMEAGFPAVTKMSVVGRGKQRGLKIGEVTYDEIPKELLLTVVKDQDKDFVIKTVLKAARTGDKGAYGDGKIFVSPVEEVYTISSGIKESASGEIEEVQP, from the coding sequence ATGATTATGATTAGATCAGTCGTACGGCCCGAAAAAGTGGATGCCGTCCTGGCCGCCTTAATGGAAGCCGGGTTCCCTGCGGTAACCAAAATGTCAGTAGTGGGTCGGGGTAAGCAGCGGGGACTGAAGATCGGAGAGGTCACTTATGACGAAATCCCCAAGGAACTGCTGTTGACAGTGGTAAAGGATCAGGACAAGGATTTTGTCATCAAGACCGTCCTCAAGGCCGCCCGCACCGGCGACAAAGGCGCCTACGGCGACGGCAAAATCTTCGTCTCTCCGGTAGAAGAGGTATACACCATCAGCTCGGGCATCAAGGAATCCGCTTCCGGGGAAATCGAAGAGGTACAGCCATGA
- the nifB gene encoding nitrogenase cofactor biosynthesis protein NifB — MLDIKRHPCFNVAVKGWCGRMHLPVAPRCNIMCNYCNRKYDCVNESRPGVTSTVLTPPQAEDYVRQVLQAEPRITVAGIAGPGDPFANPRETLETLRRIRRQFPDLLLCLATNGLGLPPFLDELADIGVSHVSVTVNAVDPEIGRQIYSWVRDGKVIYRGLAGAKLLLARQMAVLEGLKARNLVVKVNTIVIPGINEAHVVEVAKAMADRGVDILNCMPLYPNADTPFADIPEPTSARMAAIQAEAGKYLPQMRHCTRCRADAVGLLDQDRTAELRPCLSASAGKAPDLSGRPYVAVGTLEGVLVNQHLGEVGRFQIWGPDGQGFHLIAERPAPPPGGGLQRWQALAETLQDCRAVLVSAIGDTPREVLRQQGIMPVVMQGFIDQGLQVVYRGGDPSSLKNRRRGVGGGCSGSALNPGGGCM, encoded by the coding sequence ATGTTAGATATCAAGCGTCATCCCTGTTTTAATGTTGCAGTGAAGGGCTGGTGCGGCCGTATGCACCTGCCGGTGGCGCCCAGGTGCAATATCATGTGCAACTACTGCAACCGCAAGTATGACTGTGTCAACGAGAGTCGGCCCGGCGTTACCAGCACCGTCCTCACCCCGCCCCAAGCCGAGGACTACGTTCGGCAGGTCTTGCAGGCCGAACCCCGGATCACCGTGGCCGGCATTGCCGGGCCGGGCGACCCCTTTGCCAATCCCCGGGAAACCTTGGAGACCCTGCGGCGCATTCGACGGCAATTTCCCGATCTGCTTCTGTGCCTGGCCACCAACGGTCTGGGCCTGCCGCCCTTCCTGGATGAACTGGCGGACATCGGCGTCTCGCATGTGTCGGTCACGGTCAATGCCGTGGACCCGGAAATCGGCAGACAGATCTATAGTTGGGTTCGGGACGGCAAGGTGATTTATCGGGGGCTGGCCGGGGCCAAACTGCTCCTCGCACGGCAGATGGCCGTCCTTGAAGGCTTGAAGGCCCGGAATCTGGTGGTCAAAGTCAATACCATCGTTATCCCCGGGATTAATGAAGCCCACGTAGTAGAGGTGGCCAAGGCCATGGCTGATCGGGGAGTTGACATCCTGAATTGTATGCCTCTCTATCCCAATGCGGACACGCCTTTTGCCGACATCCCGGAGCCGACGTCGGCCCGGATGGCCGCAATACAGGCTGAAGCCGGCAAATATCTCCCCCAGATGCGCCATTGCACCCGTTGCCGGGCCGATGCCGTCGGTCTACTGGATCAGGACCGCACCGCAGAACTGCGACCTTGCCTGAGCGCGTCTGCCGGCAAGGCTCCGGATCTTTCCGGACGCCCCTATGTCGCAGTTGGCACTCTTGAAGGAGTCTTAGTAAACCAGCATCTGGGAGAGGTTGGCCGATTCCAGATTTGGGGTCCCGACGGGCAGGGCTTTCACCTGATAGCAGAACGTCCGGCCCCGCCGCCGGGAGGAGGCCTCCAGCGTTGGCAGGCCCTCGCCGAAACCCTGCAGGATTGCCGGGCAGTTCTGGTCAGCGCCATCGGTGACACTCCCCGAGAAGTATTGCGCCAGCAGGGCATCATGCCTGTAGTCATGCAAGGTTTTATTGATCAGGGACTGCAGGTGGTTTACCGGGGCGGGGACCCATCATCCCTGAAAAACCGCCGCCGAGGGGTAGGCGGGGGCTGCAGCGGCAGCGCCTTAAATCCAGGTGGCGGCTGCATGTGA
- a CDS encoding energy transducer TonB, producing MECHYQEWISTWKTKDNWTWAILGSLLVHGLLVAGMLTSFMSHPAKKCVVVPVEAIALVPGPKGGGGGRPAAATRPEAVPPKPSPVCPPARPQVKPKTVLKTRLAPPPPEPTMAPVIPTPASPPAITRGKSSPATVAACQAGSSGAAVGSSVSGQGGRGTGAGGGVGPGRGRGSGPGSGPGSALQGYLREIRRLLEKQKEYPLMARRRNIQGMVVVMFTIASGGQVDASQVSRSSGHDLLDEAARNTVRRVGRFPPIPVDLKRQKLTVAVPLAFCLNNE from the coding sequence ATGGAATGTCATTATCAGGAATGGATAAGCACCTGGAAAACCAAGGATAACTGGACCTGGGCAATTCTAGGCTCTCTATTGGTGCACGGCCTGCTCGTTGCCGGGATGCTGACGTCTTTTATGAGCCACCCTGCCAAAAAGTGCGTGGTGGTGCCGGTGGAAGCCATTGCCCTGGTGCCGGGGCCCAAGGGGGGCGGCGGCGGCCGGCCGGCGGCCGCCACCCGGCCCGAGGCGGTTCCTCCGAAGCCCTCACCGGTATGTCCCCCGGCCAGGCCTCAGGTCAAGCCTAAAACGGTGCTCAAAACCAGACTGGCTCCACCGCCACCGGAACCCACCATGGCGCCGGTGATCCCTACCCCGGCATCGCCTCCTGCCATAACCAGGGGCAAATCATCGCCTGCCACCGTCGCCGCCTGCCAGGCTGGCAGTTCCGGCGCCGCCGTTGGCAGCTCGGTATCTGGCCAGGGAGGCCGAGGAACCGGGGCCGGCGGCGGAGTTGGACCTGGCCGTGGACGAGGCTCCGGACCCGGTTCCGGACCCGGTTCCGCCCTCCAGGGCTATCTGCGGGAAATCCGGCGGCTCCTGGAGAAACAAAAAGAATATCCCCTGATGGCCCGCCGCCGCAATATCCAGGGGATGGTAGTGGTAATGTTTACTATCGCCTCTGGCGGCCAGGTCGATGCATCACAGGTGAGCCGCTCCTCGGGTCATGACCTCTTGGACGAAGCCGCCCGGAACACCGTCCGCCGGGTCGGACGGTTCCCCCCCATCCCCGTCGACCTGAAGCGCCAGAAGTTGACCGTTGCGGTCCCCCTGGCATTTTGTTTGAACAACGAATAG
- a CDS encoding nitrogenase component 1 encodes MNPARKTSLKLARPKSAPYVSTTNACKLCTPLGACLAFRGVENTVPFLHGSQGCATYMRRYIISHFREPVDIASSSLGEKHAIYGGSQNLKQGLQNVMSKYGPQLIGVATTCLTETIGDNVPMFVKEFQEEHGGNGHEAAMPLIVTVSSPSYHGTHMEGFHQAVRALIDRLAEPAERTASVNLLPGFGSPADIRHIKEIMTDFGLTAIILPDISETLDGPILATYARIPAGGTPLADIKIMSGSQATLEFGATLKNQDTAGKLLETRGGGTLYQVGQPIGLRETDFYFGLLEVLAGRPTPIKHVLERGRLLDALVDGHKYVFGKRAVVYGEEDLVVGLTAFLAEIGIHPVLCASGGDSGYLKEAITAVTADLLPNPPQIRGGVDFYDIAQEAGSLAPDLIVGHSKGYHLARRWKIPLIRVGFPIHDRFGGHRILHLGYRGAQQLLDRIINAILAKKQEDSPVGYGYL; translated from the coding sequence ATGAATCCAGCTCGTAAAACTAGTCTGAAGTTGGCCAGGCCGAAGTCAGCCCCCTATGTCTCCACTACCAACGCCTGCAAACTCTGCACCCCCCTGGGTGCCTGTCTGGCATTTCGGGGAGTGGAAAACACTGTTCCCTTCCTGCATGGCTCCCAGGGCTGCGCCACCTACATGCGGCGGTATATCATCAGTCATTTCCGGGAACCCGTGGATATCGCCTCTTCGTCTTTGGGGGAAAAACATGCCATTTACGGCGGCAGTCAAAACTTGAAACAGGGTTTGCAGAACGTCATGAGCAAATATGGCCCGCAACTCATCGGGGTGGCCACCACCTGCCTCACCGAAACCATCGGCGATAATGTGCCTATGTTCGTCAAAGAGTTCCAGGAAGAACACGGCGGCAACGGCCATGAAGCAGCAATGCCCCTGATTGTTACCGTCTCCTCGCCCAGCTATCATGGCACTCACATGGAAGGATTTCACCAGGCTGTACGGGCCCTAATAGACCGGTTGGCCGAACCCGCCGAACGGACCGCCTCCGTGAACCTGCTTCCCGGTTTCGGGTCCCCTGCCGATATCCGCCATATCAAAGAAATTATGACTGACTTCGGCCTAACGGCCATAATTTTGCCTGATATTTCCGAAACCTTGGACGGCCCCATCCTAGCAACGTATGCCAGGATTCCTGCAGGTGGTACTCCGTTGGCAGACATCAAGATTATGAGCGGCTCCCAGGCCACTCTGGAGTTCGGCGCTACTCTCAAAAACCAGGATACCGCCGGAAAACTTCTGGAAACCCGCGGTGGGGGTACACTCTACCAGGTAGGTCAACCGATCGGCCTGCGGGAAACCGACTTTTATTTCGGTCTGCTGGAGGTTCTAGCCGGTCGCCCGACCCCGATAAAGCATGTTCTGGAACGGGGACGTCTGTTAGATGCCCTCGTAGATGGCCATAAGTATGTCTTCGGTAAACGGGCCGTGGTCTATGGCGAAGAAGACCTGGTGGTGGGTCTGACCGCCTTTCTGGCTGAAATCGGGATTCATCCAGTCCTATGTGCCTCGGGGGGCGACAGCGGCTACCTAAAAGAAGCCATAACTGCGGTCACCGCGGACCTGCTGCCGAATCCGCCCCAAATCCGGGGAGGGGTGGATTTTTACGATATTGCCCAGGAAGCCGGGAGCCTGGCCCCGGACCTGATCGTAGGCCACAGCAAGGGCTATCACCTGGCCAGGCGCTGGAAGATCCCATTGATTCGGGTCGGCTTCCCCATCCATGACCGTTTCGGCGGTCACCGTATACTGCACTTGGGGTACCGAGGGGCGCAACAACTGCTGGATCGGATCATTAATGCTATCCTGGCCAAAAAACAGGAGGATTCTCCGGTAGGCTACGGCTATTTATAG
- a CDS encoding (2Fe-2S) ferredoxin domain-containing protein gives MEKPEYHIFVCMSFRGLEPKGKCIRKNAQELLSYLESELADRGMNNVMVSTTGCLKLCDKGPVVVVYPNGYWYAGVDGEGAVDAILDALENGGAAQNYLLA, from the coding sequence ATGGAAAAACCGGAATATCATATATTCGTCTGCATGAGTTTTCGCGGCTTGGAGCCGAAGGGCAAGTGCATCCGCAAAAATGCTCAAGAGCTGTTGAGCTATCTGGAGTCTGAGCTGGCCGACCGGGGCATGAACAACGTCATGGTATCAACCACCGGCTGTCTTAAGCTTTGTGATAAAGGTCCTGTTGTGGTGGTGTATCCCAACGGCTATTGGTATGCCGGAGTAGATGGAGAGGGCGCCGTCGACGCCATTCTTGATGCCCTGGAAAATGGTGGTGCAGCGCAGAATTATCTTCTCGCTTGA
- the nifD gene encoding nitrogenase molybdenum-iron protein alpha chain, translated as MSEVLDTISPKPSALQPMAVKKELLERYPTKVARKRARQIIINEVGPDCSVPEIQSNVRTIPGIITQRGCTYAGCKGVVLGPTRDIVNITHGPIGCGFYSWLTRRNQTKPNGPTDHNFMTYCFSTDMQDEQIIFGGEKKLRQAIQEAYDILKPKAIAIFSTCPVGLIGDDVHAVAREMKEKLGINVFAFSCEGYKGVSQSAGHHIANNGIFTHVVGLDDTVSEGKFKINLLGEYNIGGDAFEIERLFKDCGLTLISTFSGNSSYDYFTNSHTADLNLIMCHRSINYVAEMMETKFGIPWIKINFIGASATAKSLRKIAAYFEDAELAARVEEVIAREMPAVEEVRAEVKTRCAGKRAMLFVGGSRAHHYQELFREIGMEIVSAGYEFAHRDDYEGRRVLPNIKVDADSRNIEELHVEPDPNRYKVRISPEQIDRLEKTGLRLKDYDGMMAEMPNGTLVIDDISQFETEKLIEIFRPDIVCAGIKEKYAIQKSGTPMKQLHSYDTGGPYAAFKGAINFYREIDRMVNSKVWKYLKAPWQEHPELAATYVWE; from the coding sequence ATGTCCGAAGTTCTGGATACTATAAGCCCTAAACCGTCCGCCCTCCAGCCGATGGCAGTAAAAAAAGAGTTGCTGGAAAGGTATCCCACCAAAGTGGCGCGCAAACGGGCCAGGCAGATCATCATCAACGAGGTGGGACCAGACTGCTCGGTTCCGGAGATTCAGTCTAACGTCAGGACCATTCCTGGAATTATCACCCAGCGGGGCTGTACCTACGCCGGTTGCAAGGGTGTGGTTTTGGGTCCAACCCGAGACATCGTTAACATCACCCACGGTCCCATAGGCTGCGGCTTCTATTCCTGGCTCACCCGCCGGAATCAGACCAAGCCGAACGGCCCCACCGATCACAACTTTATGACCTACTGCTTCTCCACCGACATGCAGGATGAGCAGATCATTTTCGGAGGCGAGAAGAAGCTGCGCCAGGCCATCCAGGAGGCCTATGACATCTTGAAACCCAAGGCCATTGCCATCTTCTCCACCTGCCCGGTAGGTCTGATCGGCGACGATGTGCATGCCGTGGCCCGGGAGATGAAAGAAAAACTCGGGATCAACGTCTTCGCCTTCAGTTGCGAGGGCTACAAGGGCGTCAGCCAGTCTGCCGGCCACCACATCGCCAATAATGGCATCTTCACCCACGTGGTGGGTCTGGACGATACGGTGTCGGAAGGCAAATTCAAGATTAATCTTCTGGGGGAGTACAACATCGGCGGCGACGCCTTTGAGATCGAGCGTCTCTTCAAGGACTGCGGCCTGACGCTTATCTCCACATTCAGCGGTAACTCCAGCTATGATTATTTTACCAACTCTCACACCGCCGACCTCAATCTCATTATGTGTCACCGTTCTATCAACTATGTGGCCGAAATGATGGAGACCAAGTTCGGCATTCCCTGGATCAAGATCAACTTTATCGGGGCGTCGGCTACTGCCAAGTCTCTCAGGAAGATTGCCGCATACTTCGAAGATGCTGAATTGGCGGCCCGGGTAGAGGAAGTCATTGCCCGGGAAATGCCCGCAGTCGAGGAGGTACGGGCCGAGGTCAAGACCAGGTGCGCCGGTAAACGCGCCATGCTCTTCGTAGGCGGCTCCCGGGCGCACCATTACCAGGAGCTCTTCCGGGAGATCGGCATGGAGATTGTCAGCGCCGGCTATGAATTCGCCCACCGAGACGATTATGAAGGCCGGCGGGTGCTGCCCAATATCAAGGTGGATGCCGACAGCCGCAATATTGAGGAACTGCACGTGGAACCGGACCCCAACCGCTACAAGGTCCGGATAAGTCCGGAACAGATAGACCGTCTGGAAAAAACCGGCCTCAGACTCAAGGACTACGACGGTATGATGGCCGAAATGCCCAATGGCACTCTGGTTATCGACGATATCAGCCAGTTCGAGACCGAGAAGCTCATCGAAATCTTCCGGCCGGATATTGTCTGTGCCGGTATTAAAGAAAAGTACGCCATTCAAAAAAGCGGCACTCCCATGAAACAGCTTCACAGCTATGACACTGGCGGACCGTACGCCGCGTTCAAAGGAGCCATCAACTTCTACCGGGAGATCGATCGGATGGTCAACAGCAAGGTCTGGAAATATCTGAAGGCCCCCTGGCAGGAGCACCCGGAATTGGCCGCTACATATGTGTGGGAATAA